A genomic segment from Bacillota bacterium encodes:
- a CDS encoding threonine synthase translates to MGFVKHLECVSCGSTYPAGEHRYACAKCNGYLQVVFDIDRMKESLNRRDFQCRPQGIMERWLEFLPIEKPELVPRVSLGESVTPLIHARHLGQYLGLDNLFFKDETRFPTGSLKDRSMPLVVLKALEFGFSSVSIVSSGNAAASLSAYAARAGLQAVVFVAGGRSARLAKCRSYGSMLIHVDAPYSEVEALYLEARQAYGWYDCNGLINPFRLEGKKTLAHEVCQSLDWSVPDVVVMPTCFGNGLVSAWRGFLELEALGWCSGKPAVFGAQPEACGPIARAFERGDRDVRPVAPALTVATSIAVGDPSIGGKRVLEVAEQSHGGVAGVSEELILQAQALLARKEGLFVEPAGAVGVAAIIRLVSESRLSREDIVVASITGEGLNDPDAIEPWAPSPHIVTPDMESLNALLKRIAS, encoded by the coding sequence TTGGGATTCGTTAAGCACCTGGAATGCGTCAGTTGCGGGAGCACGTACCCGGCGGGAGAGCACCGTTACGCCTGCGCCAAGTGCAACGGCTACTTGCAGGTGGTGTTTGACATTGACAGAATGAAGGAAAGCCTGAACCGGCGGGATTTCCAGTGCCGGCCACAGGGGATAATGGAGCGCTGGCTCGAATTCTTGCCAATCGAAAAACCCGAGCTGGTTCCTCGTGTGTCCCTGGGTGAGTCTGTTACTCCGCTCATTCATGCGAGGCACCTTGGACAGTACCTTGGGCTTGATAACCTCTTCTTCAAGGACGAAACGAGATTCCCCACGGGTTCCCTCAAGGACCGCTCCATGCCGCTCGTCGTTCTGAAGGCGCTCGAGTTCGGCTTCAGCTCCGTGTCGATAGTGTCCAGCGGAAACGCGGCTGCCTCGCTCAGCGCATACGCCGCCCGCGCCGGACTTCAAGCAGTGGTGTTCGTGGCAGGCGGCAGGTCAGCACGGCTCGCCAAGTGCCGCTCATATGGGTCCATGCTCATACATGTAGATGCACCGTATTCTGAGGTGGAGGCCTTGTACCTCGAGGCTCGCCAGGCGTACGGCTGGTACGACTGCAACGGGCTCATCAACCCGTTCCGGCTGGAGGGAAAGAAAACGCTCGCCCATGAGGTGTGCCAGAGCCTTGACTGGTCAGTGCCTGACGTGGTGGTGATGCCCACATGCTTCGGTAACGGCTTGGTTTCGGCATGGCGGGGGTTCCTCGAGCTTGAGGCGCTCGGGTGGTGTAGCGGTAAGCCGGCGGTCTTTGGCGCGCAGCCGGAGGCGTGCGGCCCCATTGCTCGCGCGTTCGAACGGGGGGACCGCGACGTCCGTCCAGTGGCGCCGGCGCTCACAGTGGCAACGTCAATAGCAGTCGGCGACCCGTCAATCGGGGGCAAGCGTGTATTGGAGGTGGCCGAGCAATCTCATGGCGGCGTAGCCGGAGTCTCGGAAGAACTCATCCTTCAGGCACAGGCGCTGCTGGCCCGCAAGGAAGGATTGTTCGTGGAACCGGCGGGCGCGGTGGGCGTAGCTGCGATAATCAGACTGGTGAGCGAATCGCGTCTTTCACGTGAGGACATAGTTGTTGCGTCCATTACGGGAGAAGGGTTGAACGATCCTGACGCGATAGAACCGTGGGCGCCATCGCCACATATAGTCACCCCGGACATGGAGAGCCTCAATGCTCTCCTCAAACGAATCGCCTCTTGA
- a CDS encoding ABC transporter substrate-binding protein, translated as MRSSTVRLAVVLLALVSMLAVGCVQKKPEATPGAAPQPPAAPAAKPEVPKTIKIGNAGALTGGPAQLGTWVKKGVQLAIEEANKAGGINGVMIELVAMDDRADPKEAAAIANMFVSDPTVVAVVGHLNSSCTLASAPIYNKGGLVQITATSSSPKVTEAGPYTFRVCNTDEHNVRFNVQLLIDEGYKKIGILYENNDYGRGGYDVAVKTLEKAGIRPVSAESFMLDETKDFGTIIAKFRKAGATAIYGHLDQSDLALFMKQCHAVGYKPQLVGAGVYNPDVIRLGGKAMEGAIGNAMFHPDNIRPSLKAFFDKYANRYKGDGSSVEPNVIAPAGYDAAMMIIEALKKSGVSREGVKNYLTNLKDFDGALGKLSFDENGDTVVPTIYVQVKDGKFVEYTPKKK; from the coding sequence ATGAGAAGCAGTACGGTAAGACTGGCAGTGGTTCTCCTGGCGCTGGTGAGCATGCTGGCCGTTGGGTGCGTTCAGAAGAAACCCGAGGCCACGCCTGGAGCTGCGCCACAACCTCCGGCAGCTCCGGCGGCCAAACCCGAGGTGCCGAAGACCATCAAGATCGGCAACGCAGGAGCGCTGACCGGTGGTCCCGCGCAACTGGGCACCTGGGTAAAGAAGGGCGTGCAGCTGGCGATCGAAGAGGCCAACAAGGCCGGTGGAATCAACGGCGTGATGATCGAGCTCGTGGCCATGGATGATCGCGCGGACCCGAAGGAAGCGGCGGCAATCGCCAATATGTTCGTCTCAGATCCCACGGTGGTGGCCGTGGTGGGTCACCTCAACAGCTCGTGCACGCTTGCATCCGCGCCGATCTATAACAAGGGCGGCCTGGTCCAGATTACCGCGACGTCGAGTTCGCCCAAAGTGACCGAAGCGGGTCCTTACACGTTCAGGGTGTGCAACACGGACGAGCACAATGTTCGCTTCAATGTTCAGCTGCTGATTGACGAGGGATACAAGAAGATCGGTATCCTGTATGAGAATAACGACTACGGCCGTGGGGGCTATGACGTCGCGGTCAAGACCCTCGAGAAAGCAGGGATCAGGCCCGTTTCGGCCGAGTCGTTCATGCTCGACGAGACCAAAGACTTCGGGACTATTATCGCGAAGTTCCGTAAGGCCGGCGCCACTGCGATCTACGGGCATCTCGACCAGTCTGACCTCGCGCTCTTCATGAAGCAGTGCCACGCGGTCGGATACAAGCCACAGCTTGTCGGCGCGGGCGTATACAATCCCGATGTCATCAGGCTTGGAGGCAAGGCCATGGAGGGAGCCATCGGCAACGCGATGTTCCACCCCGACAATATCAGGCCAAGCCTCAAGGCATTCTTCGACAAGTATGCGAACAGGTACAAGGGTGATGGGAGCTCCGTCGAGCCGAACGTGATAGCCCCGGCCGGATACGATGCCGCCATGATGATCATCGAAGCGCTCAAGAAGAGCGGTGTCTCACGTGAAGGGGTCAAGAATTACCTGACCAATCTTAAGGACTTCGATGGTGCTCTAGGGAAACTGAGCTTCGACGAGAACGGCGATACCGTGGTACCGACCATATACGTCCAGGTAAAGGACGGGAAATTCGTCGAGTATACACCCAAGAAGAAGTGA
- a CDS encoding branched-chain amino acid ABC transporter permease has product MFLEQVIAGLTLGSTYALLALGYSMVFGVLSFVNFAHGDVAVVGAYLAWLPYVNWGWGFLPSMLFGIAGGVALGVFMEKIGYVPLRKASRLAAILVSLGFSFVIATMLQLTFTTEPKHMPEVFEIHTYQILNTSVNSVQGLILLLSLVFMSGLHLFVQKTRVGMVMRATSLDKDTAGLMGVNVNNVISLTFAIGSGLGVIAAIMIAIYYGTVYPTMGSIIGIKAFTAVILGGAGSIPGAVVGGLLMGLVESLGGAYISTAYTNAIAFFMLILTLLLRPAGLLGRTISKV; this is encoded by the coding sequence ATGTTCCTGGAACAAGTGATTGCAGGTCTCACACTTGGGTCGACATATGCCTTGCTGGCCCTGGGGTACAGCATGGTGTTTGGTGTGCTGTCTTTCGTGAACTTCGCTCACGGCGATGTTGCCGTGGTCGGTGCATATCTCGCCTGGCTTCCATACGTGAACTGGGGATGGGGCTTTCTGCCTTCGATGCTGTTCGGCATAGCCGGCGGCGTCGCTCTCGGCGTATTCATGGAGAAGATCGGGTACGTCCCCCTCCGGAAGGCGTCCCGTCTAGCAGCCATACTCGTCTCGCTGGGATTCTCATTCGTGATAGCCACCATGCTGCAGCTCACGTTCACGACCGAGCCGAAGCACATGCCGGAAGTATTCGAGATCCATACGTACCAGATCCTCAACACCTCCGTCAACTCGGTTCAGGGCCTCATTCTCCTGCTGTCGCTCGTGTTCATGAGCGGCCTCCACCTGTTCGTCCAGAAAACGCGGGTGGGGATGGTCATGAGGGCTACCTCCCTAGACAAGGACACCGCAGGGTTGATGGGAGTGAATGTTAACAACGTGATCTCCCTCACCTTTGCCATAGGGTCGGGCCTCGGCGTCATCGCCGCTATCATGATTGCGATCTACTATGGTACGGTCTATCCCACAATGGGTTCGATTATCGGGATCAAGGCATTCACAGCGGTCATCCTGGGAGGCGCCGGAAGCATTCCCGGGGCCGTGGTTGGAGGCTTGTTGATGGGGCTTGTCGAGAGCCTCGGTGGGGCGTACATCTCGACCGCGTATACGAACGCGATAGCATTCTTCATGTTGATCCTGACCCTGCTGCTTAGACCCGCAGGCCTTCTCGGAAGAACCATATCGAAAGTGTGA
- a CDS encoding branched-chain amino acid ABC transporter permease, with protein MAVELRATINRWKRSRWLTPAALAVALALPPLLPNQYWTHLYFMVVLWAMLSSSLNIAVGYTDLANLSHATFFGIGAYAAALLALRLHVPFYLTLFAGGVVATVSGFLLGLPSLRLRGMYLALATIGFGEIVRLVEINWISLTSGPMGLPGIPGAEMGMFELSKVGFGYYALAILVSELLVIRNIVNSRIGRALRAIKNDDIAAASLGINVVYYKVFAFMLSSFFAGVAGSVYAHYMTFVSPSFTMADSVTMLSMVILGGAGTLFGPVAGAIVLGLLPEMLRFADLYRMVLVGSIMIVAIIAKEGDMRERFRRMVRRLKTGPEFETGEEP; from the coding sequence ATGGCCGTCGAATTGCGTGCCACCATCAACCGCTGGAAAAGAAGTCGCTGGCTGACCCCGGCAGCCCTGGCCGTGGCATTGGCACTACCGCCACTCTTGCCGAATCAGTACTGGACACACCTATACTTCATGGTGGTCCTCTGGGCCATGCTGTCGTCAAGCCTCAACATCGCCGTAGGATATACCGACCTGGCGAACCTGTCCCACGCGACATTCTTCGGGATTGGGGCATACGCCGCCGCGTTGCTGGCCCTGAGGCTCCACGTTCCGTTCTATCTCACGTTGTTCGCGGGCGGTGTCGTCGCCACGGTGTCTGGATTCCTGCTGGGCCTGCCCAGCCTGAGGCTGAGGGGTATGTATCTCGCCCTCGCCACGATAGGCTTCGGAGAAATCGTCCGGCTCGTGGAGATAAACTGGATTTCACTCACAAGCGGGCCTATGGGTCTGCCCGGAATACCGGGGGCGGAGATGGGCATGTTCGAGCTCAGTAAGGTAGGGTTCGGCTACTATGCACTCGCCATTCTGGTATCGGAGTTGCTCGTAATAAGGAACATCGTGAATTCCAGGATCGGGCGGGCGCTAAGGGCCATTAAGAACGACGATATTGCAGCGGCGTCCCTGGGAATCAACGTCGTCTATTACAAGGTATTCGCGTTCATGCTGTCGTCGTTCTTCGCCGGGGTTGCCGGCAGTGTTTACGCTCATTACATGACATTCGTCAGCCCCAGTTTCACGATGGCCGATTCGGTCACCATGCTCAGTATGGTGATTCTCGGCGGGGCGGGCACGCTTTTCGGGCCGGTGGCGGGCGCGATAGTCCTGGGGTTGCTGCCCGAGATGCTGAGGTTTGCCGATCTGTACAGGATGGTGCTGGTAGGCTCCATCATGATAGTGGCCATAATCGCGAAGGAAGGGGACATGAGGGAGAGGTTCCGGCGGATGGTACGCCGGCTCAAGACCGGACCCGAATTCGAGACAGGTGAAGAACCATGA
- a CDS encoding ABC transporter ATP-binding protein, whose amino-acid sequence MNPQVKDRKSLLSVKGIVVKFGGLIAVNNVSTDVKEGSIHGLIGPNGAGKTTLFNVISGLVRPEEGTIAFDGKPCTGLAPYRLCERGISRTFQNIRILSDMTVLENVQTGLHSRMRTGVRDAVMRTRRFRDEEAWTRQESMRLLEFVGLVHLQDEPARNLAYGLQRRLEIARAMATQPRLLLLDEPSSGLNTGEKASLSDLIRAINQEAGKTIVLIEHDMRLAMTLCETILVLSQGEKIMEGTPAQVQQDSRVIEAYLGRGYRKGSSHA is encoded by the coding sequence ATGAACCCCCAGGTCAAGGACCGAAAGAGCCTCCTCTCTGTAAAGGGCATCGTCGTGAAGTTCGGCGGGCTAATCGCCGTGAACAACGTCAGCACGGATGTCAAGGAAGGGTCTATCCACGGCCTGATTGGCCCAAACGGCGCGGGTAAGACCACGCTCTTCAACGTAATATCAGGCCTGGTAAGGCCGGAGGAAGGCACTATCGCTTTTGACGGAAAGCCGTGCACCGGCTTGGCTCCGTACAGGCTTTGCGAACGCGGAATAAGCCGGACCTTTCAGAACATCCGGATACTGAGCGACATGACCGTTTTGGAGAATGTTCAGACTGGATTGCACTCGCGCATGAGGACCGGCGTCAGAGATGCGGTCATGCGTACGAGGCGGTTCAGGGACGAAGAAGCGTGGACTCGACAGGAAAGTATGCGGTTGCTCGAATTCGTGGGCCTCGTCCATCTCCAGGATGAACCGGCCAGGAACCTGGCGTACGGTCTTCAACGGCGGCTGGAAATCGCTCGAGCGATGGCCACTCAGCCCAGGCTCCTGCTGCTCGATGAGCCGTCCTCGGGGCTCAACACCGGGGAGAAGGCATCCCTGTCCGATCTGATCAGGGCCATCAACCAGGAGGCCGGCAAGACGATCGTGCTTATCGAGCACGACATGAGACTCGCTATGACACTGTGCGAGACCATCCTGGTCCTCAGCCAGGGGGAGAAGATCATGGAGGGGACTCCGGCCCAGGTTCAACAGGACTCGAGGGTTATCGAGGCGTACCTGGGCAGGGGGTACAGAAAGGGTAGTTCCCATGCTTGA
- a CDS encoding ABC transporter ATP-binding protein produces the protein MLELSKVEVAYGENIAVRQVTMNVGEREIVALIGNNGAGKTSILRAISGLHPVKSGRIRFENKRIDHLPVHAVTSLGIIHVPEGRKIFSTLTVQENLMMGAHRLRDRSGIKAELERVYDMFPVLKDRRFQPGGTLSGGEQQMLAIGRGLMAQPGMLLLDEPSLGLSPVLTERIADKIVEIAAGGLPILLVEQNARIALEISHRAYVLETGSVAFEGISKDLLENEKVKKTYLGAE, from the coding sequence ATGCTTGAGCTATCGAAGGTCGAAGTGGCGTACGGCGAAAATATCGCTGTCCGGCAGGTCACGATGAACGTCGGTGAGCGGGAAATCGTGGCGCTCATCGGCAACAACGGGGCGGGAAAGACGAGCATATTGAGGGCGATCTCGGGCCTGCATCCGGTGAAGTCAGGCAGAATACGCTTCGAGAACAAGAGGATCGATCACCTGCCGGTTCATGCTGTAACCAGCCTGGGAATAATCCACGTACCTGAAGGGCGCAAGATATTCTCCACGCTCACTGTCCAGGAGAACCTGATGATGGGAGCGCACCGCCTTCGCGACAGATCGGGCATCAAAGCCGAACTCGAGAGGGTCTATGACATGTTTCCAGTGCTGAAAGATAGGCGATTCCAGCCAGGTGGAACTCTCAGCGGCGGTGAGCAACAGATGCTGGCTATCGGCAGAGGGTTAATGGCTCAGCCCGGGATGCTTCTCCTGGACGAGCCGTCGCTGGGCTTGTCCCCCGTGCTGACAGAACGGATCGCGGACAAGATCGTCGAAATCGCGGCCGGCGGCCTTCCCATACTCCTGGTCGAACAGAACGCCAGGATAGCCCTCGAGATATCTCACAGGGCGTACGTGCTCGAAACCGGCTCCGTGGCGTTCGAAGGCATATCGAAAGACCTGCTGGAAAACGAGAAGGTCAAGAAGACGTACCTGGGCGCGGAGTAG
- the cysK gene encoding cysteine synthase A, whose protein sequence is MPRIAGTLLEAIGGTPLVELRRVRPKNRTRILAKMEAVNPGGSIKSRTALGMIEAAERRGLLHPDSIIVEPTSGNQGIGLAMVAAVKGYKAIIVMPETMSIERRRLIRAYGAQIVLTPDCGDMQKTFEACIRKAYDLRDNDPRVFIPQQFENPANPDIHRRTTGPEIMEQVGEPISAFVAGVGTGGSLTGVGESLKEKCPGVIIVAVEPDNAAVLSGGKMGNHIQQGIGDGMIPPVLNTSVIDRVITVADEDARNTARRLAREEGLLVGVSSGSNVWAALTLAEELGDGKTIVTVLPDTGERYLSTGLFD, encoded by the coding sequence GTGCCCAGAATCGCCGGCACCTTGCTCGAAGCAATCGGCGGAACCCCGCTGGTCGAGCTTCGGAGGGTAAGGCCGAAAAACCGAACACGCATTCTCGCCAAGATGGAAGCGGTGAACCCGGGCGGTAGCATCAAAAGCAGGACTGCCCTGGGGATGATCGAGGCGGCCGAACGTCGAGGGCTCCTCCACCCGGACAGCATCATCGTTGAGCCGACCAGCGGTAACCAGGGCATCGGCCTGGCGATGGTTGCGGCGGTAAAGGGATATAAGGCCATAATCGTTATGCCGGAAACCATGAGCATCGAGCGGAGGCGCCTCATAAGGGCATATGGTGCGCAAATCGTGCTGACCCCGGATTGCGGGGATATGCAGAAAACGTTCGAAGCGTGTATCAGGAAGGCCTACGATCTGAGAGACAACGACCCCAGGGTATTCATCCCGCAGCAATTCGAGAACCCCGCCAATCCCGACATCCATAGAAGGACCACCGGTCCCGAGATCATGGAACAGGTTGGAGAGCCGATTTCCGCCTTCGTGGCGGGGGTCGGGACAGGCGGCTCGCTGACCGGCGTAGGAGAGTCTCTCAAGGAAAAGTGCCCGGGCGTGATCATAGTGGCAGTGGAACCGGATAACGCGGCAGTCCTGTCGGGAGGAAAGATGGGAAACCACATACAGCAGGGGATTGGCGATGGCATGATCCCTCCCGTACTCAACACCTCCGTCATTGACCGGGTGATTACCGTGGCGGATGAGGACGCCAGAAACACGGCACGGCGCCTTGCCAGAGAGGAAGGCCTTCTTGTGGGTGTTTCAAGTGGATCCAACGTGTGGGCCGCTCTGACCCTGGCTGAAGAACTCGGGGATGGTAAGACAATCGTGACGGTGTTGCCTGATACGGGCGAACGATACCTGAGCACCGGGCTTTTCGACTGA
- a CDS encoding OsmC family protein, with the protein MLIQTVAVSRKGQADFEASLPSGKSIVMSSEGPKPVEMIIASLGGCSALTLEEIFKKMRIDVDDMAIEVEGLLTEDKPRLILGARLRCRFWGKDLKEEQVSRAVDLAKEYCSVHHTLEKAGPIEYSYEINPPRQS; encoded by the coding sequence GTGTTGATACAAACCGTTGCAGTCTCTCGTAAAGGTCAAGCCGATTTTGAGGCTTCGCTGCCCTCGGGCAAGAGCATCGTCATGAGTAGTGAAGGCCCTAAACCTGTTGAAATGATCATAGCCAGCCTGGGTGGATGCAGCGCGCTCACTTTGGAGGAAATTTTCAAGAAGATGAGGATTGACGTGGACGACATGGCTATCGAGGTCGAGGGCTTACTCACGGAGGATAAACCCCGCCTGATACTGGGCGCTCGGCTGAGGTGTCGCTTCTGGGGGAAGGACCTGAAGGAGGAACAGGTATCCAGGGCGGTCGACCTTGCGAAGGAGTACTGTTCGGTACACCATACCCTGGAAAAGGCCGGCCCGATCGAGTATTCGTACGAGATCAACCCCCCGAGGCAGTCTTGA
- a CDS encoding ATP-dependent metallopeptidase FtsH/Yme1/Tma family protein, translating into MNKVFRGVAFYLLLLLLTLSLANMLTSPGSAKKHVTYSEFTRMIEENKLQSVVIVDGKSVTGKTRDGQEFETVIMQDPGLVDMLVKRGVAVDIKTAPQPPWWMTLVTNILPVIVIGALFFFILQQTQGGGSRVMQFGRSKARLHSPSDRKKITFSDVAGCDEVKEELQEVVDFLKHPKRYLELGARIPKGVLLFGAPGTGKTLVARAVAGEAGVPFFSISGSDFVEMFVGVGASRVRDLFDQAKKNAPCIVFIDEIDAVGRQRGAGYGGGHDEREQTLNQLLVEMDGFSVNEGIIIVAATNRPDVLDPALLRPGRFDRQIVIEKPDLKGRVEIFKVHARGKPLDKEVNLETLAKRTPGFTGADIENIMNEAALLTARRRKKKVGMNELEEAIDRVIAGPEKKSRIISEREKKVIAYHEAAHALVARMLRHTDPVHKVSIIPRGGALGYVLQLPIEDRYLVMRAEILDRVTSALAGRAAEEMVFGEVSTGASDDLEKATKMVRRMIMEFGMSEELGPLTFGNKQDQVFLGRDIARDRNYSEEVAAAIDKEVRNIVTSCFDRAKRLLKENEKKLNLIAETLIERETIEGPELERLLNNVDAPSPAAVVGEATAPAV; encoded by the coding sequence TTGAACAAGGTGTTCCGGGGGGTAGCGTTCTATCTCCTGCTACTTCTATTGACACTGTCGCTCGCCAACATGCTAACCAGCCCGGGTTCGGCGAAGAAGCACGTCACATACAGCGAATTCACGCGCATGATCGAGGAGAACAAGCTCCAGTCAGTCGTCATCGTCGACGGGAAGAGCGTGACCGGAAAGACGCGTGACGGACAGGAGTTCGAGACGGTCATAATGCAGGACCCCGGACTCGTCGACATGCTCGTGAAGCGGGGTGTGGCGGTCGACATCAAGACCGCGCCGCAGCCACCGTGGTGGATGACCCTCGTCACGAACATACTGCCGGTGATCGTCATCGGCGCGCTGTTCTTCTTCATCCTGCAGCAGACGCAGGGGGGCGGCAGCCGGGTGATGCAGTTCGGCCGGAGCAAGGCGAGGCTGCATTCGCCATCTGACCGGAAGAAGATCACGTTCAGCGACGTGGCGGGGTGCGACGAGGTGAAGGAGGAGCTGCAGGAGGTCGTTGACTTCCTGAAACACCCCAAGAGGTATCTCGAACTCGGTGCCAGGATCCCCAAGGGAGTCCTGCTTTTTGGGGCGCCGGGTACCGGCAAGACCCTGGTAGCCAGGGCAGTCGCCGGCGAGGCCGGGGTGCCGTTCTTCAGCATCAGCGGCTCCGACTTCGTCGAAATGTTCGTCGGCGTGGGCGCGTCGAGGGTGCGCGACCTGTTCGACCAGGCCAAGAAGAACGCCCCCTGCATCGTGTTTATCGATGAGATAGACGCGGTCGGTCGCCAGCGCGGCGCCGGCTACGGCGGGGGCCACGACGAGAGGGAGCAGACCCTGAACCAGCTCCTGGTCGAGATGGACGGCTTCAGCGTGAACGAGGGCATCATCATAGTGGCGGCGACGAACCGGCCGGACGTCCTGGATCCAGCCTTGCTGAGGCCCGGTCGATTCGACCGGCAGATCGTCATCGAGAAGCCCGACCTGAAAGGCCGGGTCGAGATATTCAAGGTACACGCCAGGGGCAAGCCCCTCGACAAGGAAGTAAACCTCGAGACCCTCGCGAAGAGGACTCCGGGGTTCACGGGGGCGGACATCGAGAACATCATGAACGAGGCGGCGCTACTCACGGCCAGGCGCCGGAAGAAGAAGGTCGGCATGAACGAGCTCGAGGAGGCTATCGACAGGGTTATTGCGGGTCCCGAGAAGAAGAGCCGCATCATCAGCGAGCGGGAGAAGAAGGTAATCGCCTACCATGAGGCGGCGCACGCTCTCGTCGCGCGGATGCTCAGGCACACCGACCCTGTGCACAAGGTATCGATCATACCGAGGGGCGGCGCTCTCGGCTACGTGCTGCAGCTGCCCATCGAGGACAGGTACCTCGTGATGCGCGCCGAGATACTCGATCGCGTAACGTCCGCGCTCGCGGGCCGTGCGGCTGAAGAGATGGTGTTCGGCGAGGTATCGACGGGCGCTTCGGACGACCTCGAGAAGGCGACCAAGATGGTCAGGCGCATGATAATGGAATTCGGCATGAGCGAGGAGCTCGGCCCCTTGACCTTCGGAAACAAGCAGGACCAAGTGTTCCTCGGCCGGGACATAGCGAGGGACAGGAACTACAGCGAGGAAGTGGCGGCGGCGATCGACAAGGAGGTACGCAACATCGTGACCTCGTGCTTCGACCGCGCCAAGAGACTGCTCAAGGAGAACGAGAAGAAGCTGAATCTCATCGCCGAGACGCTTATCGAGAGGGAGACTATCGAGGGACCGGAGCTGGAGCGGCTCCTCAACAACGTCGACGCTCCCTCGCCTGCCGCGGTTGTCGGCGAGGCCACCGCTCCGGCGGTATAA
- the tilS gene encoding tRNA lysidine(34) synthetase TilS: MLAAVSGGPDSVALLLSLMELRDDLGFSLAACHLDHGFRGEESRRDAEFVASLCSGLGVECVVSHVDVPRLMNEWGAGAEEAGRRARYRFYEETAASTGSQRVALGHTLDDQAETVLMRMIRGSGIEGLAGIPPVRGMYFRPLLNVTRVEIEEYCATRGISPRIDRTNLEPLYFRNQVRLQVIPSLERWNPRLKEVLAGTAEILREDDLYLESAARGASEALAERDAGGVRIDRRGFLELQRSIQRRVLRMAARDAVLGGAATAAPEASCIDAHDPLGFGHVEAVIGMIESGRAGASLDLPGGLVARLDRNALRLTRSPGGTSAGLRSPVPLRVPGVTHLTDLRMSIAAEIIPVAEAGPRVEANDDPLKAYLDYALVEGPLTVRSRADGDFFYPLGLKGGKKVGDFMTSLKVPLAERDSVPIVLSGDQIAWVGGYRIDERFKVTPATTTVLVLTILENASDNRTRTGLPVSL, encoded by the coding sequence GTGCTCGCCGCAGTCTCCGGCGGTCCGGACTCCGTGGCGCTGCTCCTCAGCCTCATGGAGCTCCGCGACGACCTCGGGTTCAGCCTGGCGGCGTGCCACCTCGACCACGGGTTTCGTGGCGAGGAGTCGCGGCGGGACGCCGAGTTCGTGGCCTCGCTTTGCTCGGGCCTCGGGGTGGAGTGCGTAGTTTCGCACGTCGACGTCCCGCGACTCATGAATGAGTGGGGAGCCGGGGCGGAGGAAGCGGGGAGGCGGGCTCGCTACCGCTTCTACGAGGAGACCGCCGCGAGTACAGGCTCGCAGCGGGTCGCGCTCGGGCACACTCTCGACGACCAGGCCGAGACGGTGCTCATGAGGATGATACGAGGGTCCGGCATCGAGGGGTTGGCGGGTATCCCTCCCGTGAGGGGGATGTACTTCAGGCCGCTGCTGAACGTCACGAGGGTGGAAATCGAGGAATATTGCGCCACACGCGGCATTTCGCCGCGTATCGACAGGACGAATCTCGAACCGTTGTACTTCAGGAACCAGGTCCGCCTGCAAGTGATCCCGTCGCTCGAACGCTGGAACCCCAGGCTCAAGGAGGTACTCGCCGGGACGGCGGAGATCCTGCGCGAGGACGACCTGTACCTTGAATCCGCCGCGCGCGGGGCGTCGGAAGCCCTGGCGGAACGCGACGCCGGGGGCGTGAGGATCGACAGGCGCGGGTTCCTCGAACTTCAACGGTCCATCCAGCGGCGCGTTCTCCGCATGGCGGCTCGCGACGCCGTCCTGGGAGGCGCGGCGACAGCTGCACCGGAGGCTTCGTGTATCGATGCGCATGACCCCCTTGGATTCGGGCACGTTGAGGCAGTGATAGGCATGATCGAGTCCGGCAGGGCCGGCGCGAGCCTCGATCTGCCCGGCGGACTGGTGGCGAGACTCGACCGCAATGCCCTCAGGCTGACCCGGTCACCCGGGGGCACATCGGCGGGGTTGCGAAGCCCGGTGCCGCTCAGGGTCCCCGGCGTGACTCATTTGACGGACTTGCGCATGAGCATCGCGGCTGAGATAATACCTGTTGCTGAGGCAGGCCCGCGGGTAGAGGCCAACGATGACCCGCTCAAGGCATACCTGGATTATGCGCTTGTAGAAGGACCGCTGACCGTCCGCTCCCGCGCCGACGGGGACTTTTTCTACCCGCTCGGGCTGAAGGGCGGCAAGAAGGTCGGGGACTTCATGACCTCCCTCAAGGTGCCGCTCGCCGAGCGAGATTCGGTCCCCATCGTGCTGTCGGGAGACCAGATCGCGTGGGTGGGTGGTTACAGGATAGACGAGAGGTTCAAGGTCACGCCTGCCACCACCACCGTACTCGTCCTGACCATCCTGGAGAATGCGAGCGATAACCGCACCCGAACTGGACTGCCGGTTTCGTTGTAA